A genome region from Triticum aestivum cultivar Chinese Spring chromosome 2B, IWGSC CS RefSeq v2.1, whole genome shotgun sequence includes the following:
- the LOC123045159 gene encoding uncharacterized protein isoform X1: protein MASALGASPWPPTHPPTTIGAHRRWIRAGEEQLQLWWGASVPKMKEDFTTAMEKRRLKLGKTTMSGANRDPKCREAGFIFSHHHNKGETPGRERKAAQVPLEARQLGAVAEEELRFHGVERRGAPASL from the exons ATGGCCTCTGCACTAGGAGCCTCTCCATGGCCTCCTACCCATCCCCCCACCACCATAGGTGCACACAGACGGTGGATCCGTGCCGGAGAAGAGCAGCTCCAGTTATGGTGGGGTGCATCTGTGCCGAAGATGAAGGAG GATTTTACTACTGCTATGGAAAAAAGAAGGCTAAAGCTGGGAAAGACAACAATGTCAGGAGCCAACCGAG ATCCAAAATGCCGAGAAGCAGGGTTTATTTTCTCTCATCACCATAACAAAG GGGAGACTCCAGGGAGAGAGAGGAAAGCTGCGCAAGTGCCCCTGGAAGCGAGGCAGCTCGGCGCCGTCGCGGAAGAGGAGCTACGCTTCCATGGAGTAGAGCGACGAGGGGCTCCGGCGTCGCTGTAG
- the LOC123045159 gene encoding uncharacterized protein isoform X2, with the protein MASYPSPHHHRCTQTVDPCRRRAAPVMVGCICAEDEGGFYYCYGKKKAKAGKDNNVRSQPRGDSREREESCASAPGSEAARRRRGRGATLPWSRATRGSGVAVEEGGDPPPLHLTIRQEPLWMILSILVLCIFESVVQWQKLARGHLNLV; encoded by the exons ATGGCCTCCTACCCATCCCCCCACCACCATAGGTGCACACAGACGGTGGATCCGTGCCGGAGAAGAGCAGCTCCAGTTATGGTGGGGTGCATCTGTGCCGAAGATGAAGGAG GATTTTACTACTGCTATGGAAAAAAGAAGGCTAAAGCTGGGAAAGACAACAATGTCAGGAGCCAACCGAG GGGAGACTCCAGGGAGAGAGAGGAAAGCTGCGCAAGTGCCCCTGGAAGCGAGGCAGCTCGGCGCCGTCGCGGAAGAGGAGCTACGCTTCCATGGAGTAGAGCGACGAGGGGCTCCGGCGTCGCTGTAGAGGAGGGAGGAGATCCGCCGCCACTGCACCTGACAATTCGACAGGAACCTCTCTGGATGATTCTGTC aattctggtgttatgcatttttgAAAGTGTTGTGCAATGGCAGAAATTGGCAAGAGGACACCTCAACTTGGTATGA